One segment of Erigeron canadensis isolate Cc75 chromosome 2, C_canadensis_v1, whole genome shotgun sequence DNA contains the following:
- the LOC122588109 gene encoding protein ALP1-like — protein MDSDDSSGSSSGSSNGHDNYADRFQAILQRAAQVVQRRLADQPDVVIHRTVPVDRNRIEAHAFGDLEARYPYFQTRYDRAGRKGFAGVQKCTSAIRQLAYGVNSDFLDEYLQMSKRTSREACLKFCIGIREIYGPTYLRRPTPTDLHRMYNVYEQLLGFSGMIGSIDCMDWPWELCPAAWQGTYTSGHVGRPSLILQAVASNDLWIWNAYFGQQGLHNDINVFEASPILVEIINGLAPSVFAVPFSANRNHYEKGYYLGNDIYPEYATFVKTFSDPIDEKRRLFKKKQESARKGIERAFGVLKKRWKVLKHPALYWEKKSIQDVCYACIILHNMILEDEGKAVCQDYNAQETSLNPAYWNQQTPMEVRNQNLRTVRNRETHNMLTADLVDHIWANTPHDFEPPADPFADL, from the exons ATGGATTCCGATGATTCATCTGGATCTTCATCTGGATCTTCTAACGGTCACGACAATTACGCAGATCGTTTCCAGGCTATACTACAACGAGCTGCCCAAGTAGTTCAAAGGCGTCTTGCTGACCAACCTGACGTAGTCATTCACCGAACGGTTCCAGTTGACCGTAATCGTATTGAAGCACATGCGT TCGGTGATTTGGAGGCTAGGTACCCATATTTTCAGACGAGATATGACCGGGCTGGGAGAAAAGGGTTCGCCGGGGTACAGAAGTGTACATCTGCAATTCGCCAATTGGCATACGGCGTGAATAGTGATTTCCTTGACGAGTATTTGCAGATGTCTAAGCGAACTTCAAGGGAAGCATGTCTAAAATTTTGTATCG GTATACGGGAAATTTATGGGCCAACATACCTACGGAGACCAACTCCGACCGATCTGCATCGTATGTACAATGTCTATGAACAACTTCTTGGTTTTTCCGGTATGATTGGTAGTATTGATTGTATGGATTGGCCATGGGAGTTGTGTCCGGCGGCTTGGCAAGGTACTTACACTAGCGGTCATGTGGGTAGACCGTCATTGATATTGCAGGCTGTAGCATCCAACGATCTATGGATTTGGAATGCTTATTTTGGACAACAAGGTTTGCACAATGATATCAATGTGTTTGAAGCATCGCCGATTCTTGTGGAGATTATTAATGGCTTGGCACCTAGTG TATTTGCAGTTCCGTTTTCGGCAAACAGAAACCATTACGAGAAGGGCTACTATTTGGGCAACGACATCTATCCTGAATATGCTACGTTTGTGAAGACGTTTTCCGACCCGATTGATGAAAAAAGAagactttttaagaaaaaacaagagTCGGCACGAAAGGGTATTGAACGGGCTTTCGGTGTGCTTAAAAAACGATGGAAGGTTCTAAAACATCCGGCGCTATATTGGGAGAAAAAATCAATTCAGGATGTTTGTTATGCTTGTATCATATTACATAATATGATTCTGGAAGACGAAGGGAAAGCCGTGTGCCAAGACTACAACGCTCAAGAAACGAGCCTAAATCCCGCATATTGGAATCAACAAACTCCAATGGAAGTTCGGAACCAAAATCTGCGTACCGTTAGAAACCGAGAAACCCACAACATGCTAACGGCAGATTTGGTTGACCATATTTGGGCGAACACACCACATGACTTCGAGCCTCCAGCCGATCCCTTCGCCGATCTTTGA
- the LOC122589418 gene encoding receptor-like protein kinase FERONIA, with protein MFTLSIPLCTLLLVYFTAGVAQPAYKPTDRIFVDCGSSTNSTSSSNQTWEGDEKSKFVPSDFTTTSFSFNASYQDSSYDKIPYLTARIFNTSSFTYTFPVSPGPKFLRLHFYPTNYSNLDTKTSFFSVSSNGYSLLTNFSALLHVLFQKETLWDAKLVKEFLIHVNNTQTLNVVFTPSPNSYAFINGIEIVSMPDDLYFNNATNPKPVGMTTGPVIDNNTALENIYRLNMGEGQISGKDDTGMYRFWDQDDSYLYGANNDVYGPGLWLTPFNKTPITYTPETPAYTAPEKVYQTQRSMGNFSYLYNLTWTLPVDSGFYYMLRLHFCNIIPQYTKSHRVVFTIFINNQTAEEQADLFEWTQGSGYPFFKDYVVSVKRTDGYPSKQDLWLALYPYIDFSGASLDAFLNGLEVFKLSLLESLSAPNPDYVYQPLKLKEKKKTPGYATIIGGVGGGLVLLIVLLILLWKHKRTRSNHNPLLTLEGCRHFTLKEVKAATNKFNDNCIIGNGGFGKVYRGHIDNSTKIVAIKRLSPSSNQGFQEFITEIELLSKIRHVHLVSLIGYCDENKEMILVYDYMVNGTLREHLYNTNNPPLPWKTRLNICIGAAKGLHHLHSTEKHTIIHRDVKSTNILLDENMVAKVSDFGLSKISSNDPSDTHVTTMVKGSIGYIDPEYRKSQHLRQKSDVYSFGVVLFEVLCARPVIDPWVSAEQVSLAEWGKICYQRGTLIEISDPNISGEVAAECLRKFGEVAYSCLHEGGSARPAMEEVVRGLECVLQLQVVAEEMVIGNVGKKIMSEKQNGKEDEGNVALISKVSLNDGESKESLVIELSTTLSS; from the coding sequence ATGTTCACCCTCTCTATACCACTATGTACCTTGCTCCTTGTCTATTTCACCGCTGGGGTTGCACAACCAGCTTACAAACCAACAGATCGCATCTTTGTCGACTGTGGTTCATCCACCAATTCCACTTCCAGTTCCAACCAGACATGGGAGGGTGATGAAAAATCCAAATTTGTACCTTCCGACTTCACCACAACTTCCTTTTCATTCAACGCTTCATATCAAGATTCTTCTTACGATAAAATCCCTTATTTGACTGCCCGAATCTTTAACACTTCATCATTCACCTACACTTTTCCAGTGTCTCCAGGGCCCAAATTTCTCCGCCTCCATTTCTATCCAACCAACTACTCCAACCTTGATACGAAAACATCTTTCTTCTCTGTATCATCCAATGGCTACTCTCTTTTAACCAACTTCAGTGCCTTGCTACACGTGTTGTTTCAAAAAGAGACTCTCTGGGATGCAAAACTTGTCAAGGAATTCCTCATCCATGTAAACAATACACAAACACTAAACGTTGTCTTTACACCTTCGCCCAACTCATATGCCTTCATCAATGGTATTGAAATCGTCTCAATGCCCGACGATCTGTATTTTAATAATGCTACTAACCCCAAACCCGTAGGTATGACTACAGGACCCGTTATTGATAACAATACGGCTCTTGAAAATATATACCGGTTAAACATGGGCGAGGGACAAATATCCGGTAAAGATGATACAGGTATGTACCGGTTTTGGGATCAAGATGATAGCTACCTATACGGTGCGAACAACGACGTATACGGTCCAGGGCTTTGGTTGACGCCTTTTAACAAGACTCCGATCACGTACACTCCTGAGACACCGGCTTATACAGCACCTGAGAAAGTTTACCAAACCCAAAGGAGTATGGGCAATTTTTCTTATCTATACAATCTGACTTGGACACTTCCAGTTGATTCTGGGTTTTATTACATGCTCAGGCTCCATTTTTGCAACATCATACCACAGTATACAAAAAGTCATCGAGTGGTTTTCAcgatttttattaataatcaaACTGCTGAAGAGCAAGCTGATCTGTTTGAATGGACCCAAGGTAGCGGATATCCGTTTTTCAAGGATTATGTTGTGTCAGTCAAGAGGACAGATGGCTACCCAAGCAAGCAAGATTTGTGGCTTGCATTGTATCCTTACATAGATTTTTCTGGAGCATCTTTAGATGCTTTTTTGAATGGTTTGGAAGTCTTCAAGCTAAGCTTGCTGGAGAGTCTGTCTGCTCCAAACCCTGATTATGTTTATCAACCCTTAAAActgaaggagaagaagaagactCCAGGGTATGCCACAATAATTGGAGGTGTAGGGGGAGGATTAGTtttgcttattgttttacttatTCTTTTATGGAAGCATAAGCGTACCCGTAGCAACCATAACCCATTACTTACGTTAGAGGGTTGCCGTCATTTTACACTCAAAGAAGTGAAAGCTGCTACCAATAAGTTTAACGACAATTGTATCATTGGCAATGGAGGATTTGGCAAGGTGTATAGAGGACATATAGACAACTCTACAAAAATTGTAGCAATCAAAAGGCTTAGTCCATCATCAAACCAAGGTTTTCAGGAATTCATAACAGAAATAGAATTGTTGTCTAAAATACGCCATGTCCACCTAGTGTCCCTGATTGGATATTGCGATGAAAATAAAGAGATGATCCTTGTGTACGATTACATGGTGAATGGAACTCTACGAGAACATCTCTACAACACAAACAACCCTCCTTTGCCATGGAAAACACGTCTCAATATTTGCATTGGAGCGGCTAAAGGGTTGCATCATCTCCATTCAACTGAAAAGCATACAATAATTCATCGAGATGTCAAGTCCACAAACATCTTACTTGATGAGAATATGGTTGCTAAAGTGTCTGATTTCGGTTTGTCAAAGATAAGCTCAAATGATCCGTCAGATACACATGTAACCACAATGGTAAAAGGTAGTATCGGGTATATTGATCCAGAATATCGCAAAAGCCAACACCTGAGGCAAAAGTCAGATGTGTACTCGTTTGGGGTGGTTCTGTTTGAAGTGTTGTGTGCAAGACCTGTTATCGATCCATGGGTGAGCGCTGAACAAGTGAGTTTGGCAGAATGGGGCAAGATTTGCTATCAAAGGGGAACACTTATTGAAATAAGTGATCCGAACATAAGTGGTGAGGTTGCAGCAGAGTGTTTAAGGAAGTTCGGAGAGGTTGCATATAGTTGCTTGCATGAGGGAGGGAGTGCACGACCAGCTATGGAGGAGGTCGTTCGTGGACTAGAGTGTGTGTTGCAGCTACAAGTAGTTGCCGAGGAAATGGTCATTGGAAATGTTGGCAAGAAAATTATGTCAGAAAAGCAAAATGGGAAAGAAGATGAGGGAAATGTTGCATTAATTAGCAAAGTGTCACTCAACGATGGTGAATCTAAGGAGTCCCTAGTGATCGAATTATCGACAACTTTAAGTAGTTAA